The proteins below are encoded in one region of Malaclemys terrapin pileata isolate rMalTer1 chromosome 8, rMalTer1.hap1, whole genome shotgun sequence:
- the DNAI3 gene encoding dynein axonemal intermediate chain 3, translated as MLESAKSSKTSALSAKGSVKKLKGETKAKGSAKGKRKQLGKKDEEEDISMASIGHPEIFPLVFTEKTQEILNCRINEDITEEKPYKLLKKEDIIQDMKTRAAVSDFHPVKKIVLEYPGEELLIVLDTEFKYGQNFYLVATEEAKESFLNPPEAVEEEGETKEGTTEEYFYKPPVRKPWVSLGSEKEIEEESVNESVRKIKYMISRVRREFGSKVKFTDRNASSVKDGYIECTSYQDKNFSIMKLEKDVGAQVVPKVREMSTQTKWIYPRNAATQYFPREFSDEEKERCLSSEDLKEFIISVFLRVEIALQQNEIMNAFFDDWKALAEDESAFGGKSDAYLKEYQSFTDLHYLKHRTVSCVCWHPTIYGIIAVSVTERLSYEERITQSGKLLLQKSPILFWSFSDPIHPQLMLECPEEVYCFEFCPSDPNIIAGGCRNGQVVLWDISEYEEKLQNAKTGAGGSKNTAVNMPTFIQAQQSGKEPHFVRYCAVSSIEYGHKTVITDIHWLPDYFEVNRMGIAFENRTGVCVQLVTCSPDCSLLFWDLRAPKTTIQNSTEKAKDEKAIEAPPDVPTTFKHLDLSWRPLIKANLSKSDTSGDYSPTKISLVEEHFHYKMQDKMQYQIKPEMYGDENPYKQLRVPSAKPLKILENIATNFFVGTEDGEVIYSDWKMERESDSGRLISQKPANKYTIHDGIVHTIQRSPFFKDIILSVGGWNFAIWKEGVTSGPILQSCCSSKRYTVGHWSLSRAGVFFIGREDGNIDIWDLLEKTHEPSQTQNISISMITCIKPWIVSSKQHFLAISDDFGTLHILEISWALSHPSSNERASVLHYFEREVKHLDYFEQRQEFRAKERVELELEKQRKKIKVAGGQKSREQMEEQMNINYVDFLDEEKKILTGLGLLKATDRFA; from the exons ATGTTAGAAAGTGCAAAATCCAGCAAGACCTCTGCACTAAGTGCCAAAGGCTCAGTAAAGAAACTTAAAGGAGAAACCAAAGCTAAAGGATCAGCCAAAGGCAAGCGAAAACAGCTTG GTAAAAAAGATGAGGAAGAGGACATATCTATGGCTAGCATAG GCCACCCAGAGATCTTTCCATTAGTTTTCACTGAAAAGACACAGGAAATTTTAAATTGTCGAATTAATGAAGATATCACAGAAGAAAAACCTTACAAACTTCTGAAAAAAGAGGACATAATTCAGGATATGAAGACAAGAGCTGCAGTCTCCGATTTCCACCCAGTCAAAAAAATAGTCCTA GAATATCCAGGGGAAGAACTTCTGATAGTTTTAGATACAGAGTTCAAATATGGACAGAACTTTTATCTTGTTGCAACTGAAGAGGCCAAGGAAAGCTTTTTAAAT CCTCCAGAGGCAGTTGAAGAAGAGGGAGAGACTAAAGAAGGAACGACAGAGGAATACTTTTATAAGCCTCCTGTCCGCAAACCTTGGGTCTCCCTTGGCAGTGAAAAGGAAATTGAAGAAGAATCAGTTAATGAATCTGTTAGAAAG ATTAAATATATGATTTCTCGAGTGCGAAGAGAGTTTGGTTCAAAGGTCAAATTTACTGATAGAAATGCTTCAAGTGTGAAAGATGGCTACATTGAATGTACATCCTATCAGGATAAAAATTTCAGCATTATGAAACTTGAAAAAGATGTTGGTGCACAAGTTGTTCCAAAAGTAAGGGAAATGAGTACTCAAACAAAGTG GATCTATCCAAGAAATGCAGCCACACAATACTTCCCTAGAGAGTTCTCAGATGAAGAAAAAGAGCGGTGTTTGtcatctgaggatctgaaagAATTTATCATCTCAGTGTTTTTAAG AGTGGAAATAGCATTGCAGCAAAATGAAATTATGAATGCCTTTTTTGATGACTGGAAAGCATTAGCAGAAGATGAAAGTGCCTTTGGTGGCAAATCAGATGCTTATCTTAAGGAATACCAATCCTTTACAGACCTGCACTATCTGAAGCATAGAACAGTTAGCTGTGTTTGCTGGCACCCAACCATTTATG GGATTATAGCAGTGTCAGTAACAGAGCGGCTTTCTTATGAAGAACGCATTACCCAATCTGGTAAACTGTTGTTGCAGAAGTCACCAATTCTTTTTTGGAGTTTCTCTGACCCTATTCACCCTCAG ttAATGCTGGAGTGCCCTGAAGAGGTCTACTGCTTTGAATTCTGTCCATCTGATCCCAATATCATTGCtggaggctgcaggaatggaCAG GTTGTACTGTGGGACATTTCTGAGTATGAAGAAAAGCTGCAGAATGCTAAAACTGGTGCTGGTGGAAGCAAGAACACCGCTGTTAATATG cCAACGTTTATACAAGCACAACAAAGTGGTAAGGAACCACATTTTGTGAGATATTGTGCAGTCTCTTCTATAGAATATGGCCATAAAACAGTAATAACAGATATACACTGGCTGCCAGACTATTTTGAG gttAACAGAATGGGCATTGCTTTTGAAAACAGAACTGGAGTTTGTGTGCAGCTTGTAACCTGCTCTCCTGATTG CTCCTTATTATTTTGGGATCTTCGAGCCCCCAAAACTACTATCCAGAATTCAACTGAGAAGGCAAAAGATGAGAAGGCTATCGAGGCTCCCCCTGATGTGCCGACTACTTTTAAACATCTGGATCTCTCCTGGAGACCTCTCATTAAG GCAAACCTATCCAAGAGCGACACAAGTGGAGACTATAGTCCTACTAAAATTAGCCTAGTGGAAGAGCATTTCCATTACAAAATGCAAG ATAAGATGCAATACCAAATCAAACCAGAAATGTATGGAGACGAAAATCCTTATAAGCAGTTAAGGGTCCCTTCAGCCAAACCTCTTAAGATACTGGAGAATATCGCCACCAACTTTTTTGTTGGAACTGAA GATGGTGAAGTTATTTATTCCGACTGGAAGATGGAAAGAGAGAGTGACTCAGGAAGGCTGATTA GTCAGAAACCAGCGAACAAATACACCATCCATGATGGAATTGTCCATACTATACAAAGATCTCCATTTTTCAAAGACATCATTCTTAGTGTTGGAGGCTGGAATTTTGCCATATGGAAAGAAGGTGTTACG agcgGCCCAATCCTTCAATCATGCTGCTCATCAAAAAGATATACTGTAGGACATTGGTCCTTATCAAGAGCAGGAGTTTTCTTCATTGGTAGAGAAGATGGAAATATTGATATTTGGGACCTACTGGAGAAAACACATGAGCCATCCCAGACCCAGAACATCTCTATATCAATGATCACCTGCATCAAACCCTGGATTGTCTCTT CAAAGCAGCACTTTTTAGCCATATCTGATGACTTTGGAACACTGCATATTTTAGAAATCTCTTGGGCATTAAGTCACCCTTCCAGTAATGAG CGTGCCAGTGTTCTTCATTACTTTGAGAGAGAGGTCAAACATCTGGATTATTTTGAACAGCGGCAAGAATTCCGAGCTAAAGAGAGAGTGGAATTGGAGCTGGAGAAACAGAGGAAGAAGATA AAAGTGGCTGGTGGACAGAAATCAAGAGAACAAATGGAGGAGCAGATGAATATAAATTATGTCGATTTTCTGGATGAAGAGAAGAAAATCCTGACAGGACTTGGGCTATTGAAAGCAACAGATAGATTTGcctag